The Bacillus sp. SM2101 genome contains a region encoding:
- a CDS encoding cupin domain-containing protein: MTNPTSGYVTDNRNITGKGTPNLFFDINQNVFFERNPENIAFALTSTQNPSMIGGAVVSLNLSKGFIREPHWHPNAWEVDFLVSGKVIISVLDPNTPQLVTYTLDKFGQTVFIPMGWWHWISAVEDDTKLVLFFNNDQFESTEGSVSLTRTPPAVYENAYNIDPNLISRALAPIEGTDGVIIGPPPEN, translated from the coding sequence TTGACAAACCCAACTTCTGGTTATGTCACAGATAACCGAAATATTACAGGCAAGGGAACACCTAACCTCTTTTTTGATATAAACCAAAATGTATTTTTTGAACGAAATCCTGAAAATATTGCATTTGCTTTAACTTCAACACAAAATCCCTCCATGATAGGTGGGGCTGTTGTAAGTTTAAATTTGTCTAAAGGCTTTATAAGGGAACCACACTGGCATCCAAATGCATGGGAAGTAGATTTTCTTGTTTCCGGAAAGGTCATTATTTCTGTATTAGACCCCAATACTCCACAATTAGTAACATATACTTTGGATAAATTTGGTCAAACAGTTTTCATTCCTATGGGATGGTGGCACTGGATTTCAGCGGTTGAAGATGATACTAAATTAGTTCTATTTTTTAATAATGATCAATTTGAGTCTACGGAAGGATCAGTCTCACTAACAAGAACACCTCCTGCAGTGTATGAAAATGCTTATAATATAGATCCCAATTTAATTTCCAGAGCTCTTGCACCAATTGAAGGAACAGAT